From Lactobacillus sp. PV012:
CGAACGTATATTCTATTATAACAAATTATTTCTCATGAAAAAAGTACTCTAGAAGACTAGAGTACTTTAAAATTATTTAACTAAATCAATGATTGGAGAATCAGCTTGAAATGAATTTTTCAAATCCAATTTTTTTAATCCTTCTTGAATTTTCTTTAAATCATAGCTTTGATTATTTTCCTGCCACTGCTTTAAAAATTCTATGTAATTTAGATAGTCATCTTTTTTGACTATCTTTTCAATCACGGATGTTTTTATTGCGGTAACACTCTCCAGCTGGCCAAGATCATTTAAGGATTCAATTATTATAGTATCTTCATCTTCTCTAATAATTTTCCCAACCAAAAATTCATTTTGTTCAATTGGTGACTGATTTTTTAAATCTATTTCTACCAAATCAGAATTTTCAATAGAAGTTTCTGAATTTAAATATTCATCTAATAACTTATCTTCTAACAGCTTAAACCCAAATACCTGGACTTCATCCAGTAATACTGTCAACTGATGATTCTCATAATCTAATTCCGTTAAGGTTATTTCTTTTGAATTAATACTTTTTACTTTTCCGTGATAATTTTCATCAGCTGTTTCAAGATAAATTAGTGAATTTTCCTGACATAACTTCTTAATATCTTGCTGCGTTAAAAATTCTTTTAATAATTCTTCGCTATTTTTCTTTAGACTAAAAGGATCAATAATTTTATTCTTTAAATCTTCAATTTCATCAGAATTTGTTTTTACTGCTGAAATTGCAGACTTTTTAATGAAATATATTCCACCTAGATAACCATTTTCATCTACTGACTGTAAAGCTAGATAATCTGGCGTTTCAATAAGACTATTTCCAAAAAAGTAACTTGAGTGGTCTTTTTTTAGATGAATTTCTACTACAGACATTTTAATTACCTGTTTCTTTTCCATTTACTACTTATTTTTTTCTTTTCCTTTCCTCCAGGCCTTTTCTTAGTGTGTTTGTCATGAGTAGATTTTCTTGCATTTTTTCTATGAGAAGCATAATGCATTACTACTCCACCAAATCCTCCAGCTGCTCCTGCGGCTCCTAATCCTCCTAAAGAAATACTTCCTCCTCCACCTATAGAAGTAGCTACATTCATTTTTGACTCACTTATCCAGCTAGTTGAAATCTGTTGTGCTGAAGTTACATTAAAAGTTGTATTTTTTTCTGTTGCTTCTACTTTATTAGTAATTTCCAAGGGAGCTACTGTACTAATAGCAAATCCAATACTAGAAATTAATATTACTTTCTTTTTTAATTTGTTTTTCACATTTATCATTCCTTTATTTTATTTTTTTATAATATTATCATTTACATAATCATTAAGCAATACTTTTTTCTGAAAATATATTAAATTCACTCCTACCTCAACTTTCTTTCCACACTTCTCTTTAGAGGAATAACAATTATCGGTGTTAAAATTCCAGTAAATATCATTTCTCCAATACCATTAATTCCTAATGCTGTAAACAAGATTAAAAGTAGAGGGTTTGAATTATTTGTTTGACCTAATGCATGTAATAAGTTGCCTGGATGCCACATATAAACTAAAGTTGTCATGACAATTACACCTAGCGTATTAGTTAAAGAAGTAACTACTCCTACTAAAAAATAAATTAATCTCTTAGGATTACTTTTTCCCTTTGCTAACTTTGCCACAAGACCACCAACTACTCCAGCAACTGCTCGGGGTAAAACAGCAAT
This genomic window contains:
- a CDS encoding ECF transporter S component, whose translation is MIRKKIQRLTIAAIFVAIILLQTFVPYIGYLHLIPGLPAVTTIPLTIAIAASLMGVSFGGWLGFFWGALRLILAYVQPSDVLSLLLFQNPLIAVLPRAVAGVVGGLVAKLAKGKSNPKRLIYFLVGVVTSLTNTLGVIVMTTLVYMWHPGNLLHALGQTNNSNPLLLILFTALGINGIGEMIFTGILTPIIVIPLKRSVERKLR